The following are encoded together in the Actinobacillus lignieresii genome:
- the mukB gene encoding chromosome partition protein MukB, with protein sequence MTDTNELFEDQTTALQNSAPIAPLANPQHTVSRGKFRSLTLINWNGFFARTFDLDELVTTLSGGNGAGKSTTMAGFVTALIPDLTLLNFRNTTEAGSTSSSRDKGLYGKLKAGVCYAVLESLNSRGQRVITGVRLQQVAGRDKKVDIRSFSLQNVPMGDSIISVLTEQVGEKARVLPLADLKDKFDNSEVVFKQYHSITDYHSFMFDLGVIPKRLRSSADRSKFYKLIEASLYGGISSVITKSLRDYLLPENTGVRQAFQDMESALRENRMTLEAIKVTQSDRDMFKHLITESTNYVSADYMRNANERRGNVQIALEQRRAWYESKSKLELEQQRLIEFSREVADISENESGLEAEYNSANDHLNLVMNALRHQEKIERYQDEVAELNEKLEEQQIALEEVSEQVETAQVRADDADEQVEELRSQMADYQQALDAQQTRALQYQQAIAALEKAKQLCGLPHLDLHNVEDYHAEFAAQADDLTDQVFELEQRLSVSDMAKTQFEKAYELVCKISGEIDRSEAWDEARSLLTAFTDQKMQATQAVALRQKLADLEQRLHQQQNAERLLAEFNQKAQTQFETAEELEGYFEQQQARLEDVEAELAEFVEVRSTQRQQREQLNQQYNQLAKTAPAWHTAQSALARLEEQCGEKFEASQSVMQFMQNMLTKEREATLARDELARREAALDAQITRLSQPDGSDDVRLNQLAERFGGVLLSELYDDVSIDDAPYFSALYGEARHAIVVRDLESVKAQLEKLDDCPTDLYLIEGDPSAFDDAVFTAEELAEGVVVKVSDRQWRYSKFPEVPLFGRAAREKHLETLKAERDEVSEQHAERAFDVQKCQRLHQHLSQFVGTHLSLAFQPNPEEKMQEIAAERTEIERELNQAAGNEQQLRTQLDSAKANLQMLNKILPLVSLLEDETLADRAEECRAQLDEAEEDEQFVRQFGNYLTQLEPIAASLKSDPAKFEQLEQDYQQAKAEQKQVQQKVFALSDVIQRRVHFSYEEAIGSEGSALTEQLRTRLENAQREREQARDQLRQAQAQFTQYNQVLTGLRSSCDAKTQMLQELIREIDDLGVRGDIGAEERARSRRDELQQRLSQQRSRKGYLDKQLGTIEAEIDNLTRTLRKAERDYHTQRELVVQAKVSWCLVLKLSRNSDVEKRLNRRELAYQSAEELRSISDKALGALRTAVADNEYLRDSLRASEDSRKPENKVAFFIAVYQHLRERIRQDIIKTDDPIDAIEQMEIELSRLTNELTSREKKLAISAESVANILRKTIQREQNRILQLNQGLQNIAFGQVKGVRLVVNIRDTHAILLNALSNGREEHKDLFDSQKLSFSEALAMLYKRVNPHIDMGQRTPQTIGEELLDYRNYLDLEVETFRGADGWMRAESSSLSTGEAIGTGMSILLMVVQSWEEESRRMRAKDILPSRLLFLDEAARLDATSINTLFELCERLDMQLLIAAPENISPERGTTYKLVRKITNNQEYVHVVGLKGFGQQ encoded by the coding sequence ATGACAGATACAAACGAATTATTTGAAGATCAAACCACTGCGTTGCAAAATTCTGCACCAATCGCACCGCTTGCCAATCCTCAACATACAGTGAGCCGTGGTAAATTCCGTTCGCTTACGTTAATTAACTGGAACGGTTTTTTTGCACGTACCTTCGATTTAGACGAGCTGGTTACCACGCTTTCGGGCGGTAACGGTGCGGGTAAATCCACCACAATGGCGGGTTTTGTGACCGCTTTGATCCCCGATCTAACTCTTTTAAACTTCCGTAATACCACGGAAGCCGGTTCCACTTCCAGCTCTCGTGATAAAGGTTTATACGGTAAATTAAAAGCCGGTGTGTGTTATGCGGTGTTAGAGTCGTTGAACTCTCGTGGACAGCGTGTGATTACCGGTGTACGTTTACAACAAGTGGCAGGGCGTGACAAAAAAGTGGATATTCGCTCGTTCTCGTTACAAAACGTGCCGATGGGCGATTCAATTATCAGCGTCTTAACCGAACAAGTCGGCGAAAAAGCACGTGTATTACCGTTAGCGGATCTAAAAGATAAATTTGATAATTCGGAAGTGGTATTTAAACAATATCACTCGATTACCGATTACCATAGTTTTATGTTCGATTTAGGCGTGATTCCTAAACGTTTACGTTCTTCGGCGGATCGCAGTAAATTTTATAAATTAATCGAAGCGTCGCTTTACGGTGGTATTTCGAGCGTAATTACCAAATCATTGCGTGATTATTTATTACCGGAAAACACCGGCGTTCGCCAAGCATTCCAAGATATGGAATCGGCATTACGTGAAAACCGTATGACGTTAGAAGCGATTAAGGTCACGCAATCTGATCGTGATATGTTTAAACACCTGATCACCGAATCAACTAACTACGTGTCGGCTGATTATATGCGCAATGCAAATGAGCGCCGTGGTAACGTACAAATTGCTCTAGAGCAACGCCGAGCGTGGTATGAATCGAAATCTAAACTTGAGTTAGAACAGCAACGTTTAATCGAATTTAGCCGTGAAGTAGCGGATATTTCAGAAAACGAAAGTGGCTTAGAAGCGGAATACAATTCGGCGAACGATCACTTAAATTTAGTGATGAATGCGCTTCGTCACCAAGAAAAAATCGAACGTTATCAAGATGAAGTTGCGGAACTCAATGAAAAGCTGGAAGAGCAACAAATTGCGTTAGAAGAAGTTTCCGAGCAAGTGGAAACTGCGCAAGTAAGAGCGGATGATGCCGATGAACAAGTGGAAGAGTTACGCTCACAAATGGCGGATTATCAGCAAGCGTTAGATGCTCAGCAAACACGTGCGTTGCAATACCAACAGGCGATTGCTGCATTAGAAAAAGCGAAACAACTTTGTGGCTTACCGCATTTAGATCTCCATAATGTAGAAGATTATCATGCGGAGTTTGCCGCACAGGCGGACGATTTAACCGATCAAGTCTTCGAACTGGAACAACGTTTATCCGTTTCAGATATGGCGAAAACGCAGTTCGAAAAAGCTTATGAATTGGTTTGCAAAATTTCCGGTGAAATTGACCGCTCTGAGGCGTGGGATGAAGCGAGAAGTTTGCTAACAGCGTTTACTGATCAAAAAATGCAGGCAACACAAGCGGTCGCTTTACGCCAGAAACTTGCAGATTTAGAACAACGTTTACATCAACAACAAAATGCGGAACGCTTATTAGCCGAATTTAATCAAAAAGCACAAACTCAATTTGAAACAGCGGAAGAATTAGAAGGCTACTTCGAACAGCAACAGGCTCGCCTTGAAGATGTGGAAGCGGAATTAGCGGAATTTGTTGAAGTGCGTTCGACTCAACGTCAGCAACGTGAACAGCTTAATCAGCAATATAACCAATTGGCGAAAACCGCACCGGCATGGCATACGGCACAATCCGCATTAGCGCGTTTAGAAGAGCAATGCGGTGAAAAATTTGAAGCCAGCCAGTCTGTAATGCAGTTTATGCAGAATATGCTGACTAAAGAGCGTGAAGCAACTCTAGCTCGTGATGAATTGGCTCGCCGAGAGGCAGCATTAGACGCACAGATTACTCGTTTAAGTCAGCCGGACGGTTCGGATGATGTCCGCTTAAATCAATTGGCGGAACGTTTTGGCGGCGTGTTGCTTTCTGAATTATATGATGATGTCTCGATTGATGATGCACCATATTTCTCAGCACTTTACGGTGAAGCTCGTCACGCTATCGTGGTGCGTGATTTAGAAAGCGTTAAAGCACAATTAGAAAAATTAGACGATTGTCCGACCGATCTTTATTTGATCGAAGGTGACCCGTCAGCATTTGACGATGCGGTATTTACCGCAGAAGAATTAGCCGAAGGTGTGGTGGTCAAAGTATCTGATCGTCAATGGCGTTATTCTAAGTTCCCGGAAGTGCCGTTATTCGGACGTGCAGCACGTGAGAAACATCTAGAAACGTTAAAAGCGGAACGTGATGAAGTGAGCGAACAACACGCGGAACGTGCGTTTGACGTACAAAAATGTCAGCGTTTACATCAGCATTTAAGCCAATTTGTCGGTACGCATTTAAGTTTAGCCTTCCAGCCGAATCCGGAAGAGAAAATGCAAGAAATTGCGGCGGAACGTACTGAAATCGAACGTGAACTTAACCAAGCGGCAGGCAACGAACAGCAATTACGCACCCAATTAGATTCGGCAAAAGCAAACTTGCAAATGTTGAATAAAATTCTACCGCTTGTTAGCTTGTTAGAAGACGAAACCTTAGCGGATCGTGCGGAAGAATGCCGTGCGCAATTAGATGAAGCGGAAGAAGATGAACAGTTCGTTCGCCAATTCGGTAATTATTTAACTCAATTAGAACCGATTGCTGCGAGCTTGAAGAGCGATCCGGCGAAGTTCGAACAGCTGGAGCAAGATTACCAACAAGCTAAAGCGGAACAAAAACAAGTACAACAAAAAGTTTTTGCGCTGTCTGATGTAATTCAACGTCGTGTGCATTTCAGTTACGAAGAAGCGATTGGTTCGGAAGGTTCTGCATTAACCGAACAATTACGTACACGTTTAGAAAATGCACAGCGTGAACGTGAGCAAGCTCGTGATCAATTACGTCAAGCACAAGCGCAATTTACTCAATACAACCAAGTTTTAACCGGTTTACGCAGTTCGTGTGATGCGAAAACACAGATGTTGCAAGAATTGATTCGTGAAATCGATGACTTAGGCGTACGTGGTGATATCGGTGCGGAAGAACGAGCAAGATCACGCCGTGACGAATTACAACAACGTTTAAGCCAACAGCGTTCACGCAAAGGTTATTTAGATAAACAATTAGGTACGATTGAAGCGGAAATTGATAATTTAACCCGTACGCTACGCAAAGCGGAACGTGATTACCACACACAACGTGAGTTAGTAGTACAAGCGAAAGTCAGCTGGTGTTTAGTGCTTAAACTTTCACGTAACAGCGATGTGGAAAAACGTCTGAATCGCCGTGAGTTAGCTTATCAATCGGCGGAAGAATTACGTTCGATTTCCGATAAGGCGTTAGGTGCTTTACGTACTGCAGTGGCGGATAACGAATATCTCCGAGATAGCTTACGTGCTTCGGAAGACAGCCGTAAGCCGGAAAATAAAGTGGCGTTCTTTATTGCGGTTTATCAACACTTACGCGAGCGTATTCGTCAGGATATTATTAAAACCGATGATCCGATTGATGCGATTGAACAAATGGAAATCGAGTTATCTCGTTTAACCAACGAATTAACCAGCCGTGAGAAAAAATTAGCAATTAGTGCGGAATCGGTGGCAAATATCTTGCGTAAAACGATTCAACGTGAGCAAAACCGTATCTTACAGCTTAACCAAGGGCTACAAAATATTGCCTTCGGTCAGGTGAAAGGGGTGCGTTTGGTGGTGAATATTCGTGATACGCACGCAATCTTACTTAACGCATTGAGCAATGGCAGAGAAGAGCATAAAGACTTATTCGACAGCCAAAAACTCAGCTTCTCGGAAGCGTTGGCAATGTTGTATAAACGTGTGAATCCGCATATCGATATGGGACAACGTACGCCACAAACGATCGGTGAAGAGTTATTGGATTACCGTAACTATTTAGATCTTGAAGTGGAAACTTTCCGTGGTGCAGACGGTTGGATGCGTGCGGAAAGTAGTTCGCTTTCAACCGGTGAGGCGATCGGTACCGGTATGTCCATCCTGTTAATGGTGGTACAAAGCTGGGAAGAGGAATCTCGCCGTATGCGCGCGAAAGATATTTTACCGAGCCGCTTATTATTCCTTGATGAAGCGGCACGTTTGGATGCAACTTCAATCAATACCTTGTTTGAATTGTGCGAGCGTTTAGATATGCAGTTATTGATTGCCGCACCGGAAAATATCAGCCCGGAACGTGGTACGACTTATAAATTGGTGCGTAAAATTACCAATAACCAAGAGTATGTACACGTGGTCGGATTGAAAGGGTTTGGGCAACAATAA
- the mukE gene encoding chromosome partition protein MukE gives MTEQIQDVISPKLAVAIANPIFPELDSQLRAGRHINTEQLDEHAFLMDFQAELESFYRRYHVELIRAPEGFFYLRPKASTLIARSAMSEMEMLVGKVLCYLYLSPERLAQQGIFSQDDVYEELMNLADESKLLKAVNPRSTGSDLDKAKLAEKVGGALRRLARIGIIVRIGDQNSKKFVISESVFRFGADVRVGDDPREAQLRLIRDGEATTPAILAEQAVEFAENSATDELEDETE, from the coding sequence ATGACAGAGCAAATTCAAGACGTTATTTCTCCAAAATTAGCAGTGGCAATTGCTAATCCGATTTTCCCAGAGCTAGACAGCCAACTTCGTGCCGGTCGCCATATTAATACGGAACAGCTGGACGAACACGCATTCTTAATGGACTTCCAAGCCGAGTTAGAAAGTTTTTACCGCCGTTATCACGTGGAATTAATTCGTGCGCCGGAAGGCTTTTTTTACCTACGCCCGAAAGCATCAACCTTGATCGCCCGTTCGGCAATGTCGGAAATGGAAATGTTAGTGGGTAAAGTGCTTTGCTATCTTTACCTTAGCCCCGAGCGTTTAGCGCAACAAGGCATTTTCAGCCAAGATGATGTGTATGAAGAGCTAATGAATCTCGCTGATGAAAGCAAATTACTTAAGGCAGTGAATCCACGTTCGACCGGTTCTGACTTAGATAAAGCAAAATTAGCCGAGAAAGTCGGAGGTGCGTTACGCCGTTTAGCACGTATCGGTATCATTGTCCGTATTGGTGATCAAAACAGCAAGAAATTTGTGATCTCGGAATCCGTGTTCCGCTTCGGAGCGGATGTCCGAGTAGGCGATGATCCGCGAGAAGCGCAATTACGCTTAATTCGTGACGGTGAAGCGACAACACCGGCAATTTTGGCGGAACAAGCGGTCGAATTTGCAGAAAATTCTGCAACTGACGAACTAGAAGATGAAACAGAATAA
- the mukF gene encoding chromosome partition protein MukF, which yields MQNELAQTIPELINWTKEREFSLSLSSDRLAFLLAISIYNNEQTDGELLESDLVDLFRYVSEAFDQSEVTLTQRANNAINDLVKQRFLNRFSSEFTEGLAIYRITPLGVGVADYYVRQREFSTLRLSIQLSIVADEIQRASSAAEEGGDERFWRNNVFAPLKYSVAEIFDSIDLSQRMMDENQHQIRERIAELLSQNWHEAILSCEQLLDETSGNLRELQDTLNAAGDKLQAQLLRIQSCLIGRDDLDFVDQLIVNLQNKLDRIISWGQQAIDLWIGYDRHVHKFIRTAIDMDKNRVFGQRLRQSIQDYFNAPWLLYTAKAESLLDLRDDETMLNEAEAVGELPSELEYESLSDVQEQIISVMQAHLAPFRAEGKPIDLGAVLREQLALYPQSRHFDVARIIVDQAVKLGMASLDSQAVYPEWQAINDKGAEVQANVIDQYNK from the coding sequence ATGCAAAACGAATTGGCACAGACAATCCCTGAACTGATCAACTGGACGAAAGAACGAGAATTCTCTCTTTCGCTTTCTTCTGATCGCCTTGCCTTTCTCTTGGCGATTTCCATTTACAATAACGAACAAACGGACGGAGAGCTTTTAGAAAGCGATCTTGTTGATCTTTTCCGTTATGTTTCTGAAGCGTTCGACCAATCGGAAGTCACCCTTACACAACGTGCCAATAATGCGATTAACGATTTAGTTAAACAGCGTTTTCTTAACCGTTTCTCCAGCGAATTTACCGAAGGTCTAGCCATTTATCGTATCACTCCGTTAGGTGTCGGTGTGGCGGATTATTATGTGCGTCAGCGAGAGTTTTCGACTTTACGTTTATCCATTCAGCTTTCGATTGTAGCGGACGAGATTCAGCGTGCTTCATCGGCGGCGGAAGAGGGCGGTGACGAGCGTTTTTGGCGTAATAACGTGTTTGCACCGCTTAAATATTCGGTCGCGGAAATTTTCGACAGTATCGATCTTTCCCAACGTATGATGGATGAAAATCAACACCAAATTCGTGAGCGAATTGCCGAACTGTTAAGTCAAAATTGGCATGAAGCGATTCTTAGTTGTGAACAATTACTGGACGAAACCTCGGGTAATTTACGTGAGTTACAAGATACGCTTAATGCGGCAGGTGACAAGTTACAGGCACAATTACTGCGTATTCAAAGCTGCTTGATCGGGCGAGATGATTTGGATTTTGTTGATCAATTGATTGTCAATCTGCAAAACAAATTAGACCGCATCATTAGCTGGGGGCAACAAGCGATTGACCTGTGGATCGGTTATGACCGTCACGTACATAAATTTATCCGTACGGCGATTGATATGGATAAAAACCGTGTGTTCGGTCAGCGTTTACGCCAATCTATTCAAGATTATTTCAATGCGCCTTGGTTACTTTATACTGCCAAAGCGGAATCGCTATTAGATCTGCGTGACGATGAAACGATGCTGAATGAGGCGGAAGCGGTCGGTGAATTACCGAGTGAGTTGGAATATGAATCGCTTTCGGATGTTCAAGAACAAATTATCAGCGTAATGCAAGCGCATTTAGCGCCGTTTAGAGCGGAAGGTAAACCAATCGATCTCGGTGCGGTATTACGAGAGCAACTTGCGCTTTATCCGCAATCTCGCCATTTTGATGTGGCACGAATTATTGTGGATCAAGCGGTAAAACTCGGTATGGCAAGCCTTGATAGCCAAGCGGTTTATCCTGAATGGCAAGCAATTAATGATAAGGGTGCGGAAGTTCAGGCGAACGTAATCGACCAATATAACAAATAG
- the parC gene encoding DNA topoisomerase IV subunit A has protein sequence MSIEINYEGVEQMPIKRFTEDAYLNYSMYVIMDRALPFIGDGLKPVQRRIIYAMSELGLNASAKYKKSARTVGDVLGKFHPHGDSACYEAMVLMAQPFSYRYPLIDGQGNWGAPDDPKSFAAMRYTESKLSKMAEVLLGELGQGTVDYQPNFDGSLEEPKYLPARLPHILLNGTMGIAVGMATDIPPHNINELAEASVMLLENPKASLAELMTVVQGPDYPTEAEIITPKADIAKMYEQGKGSIKMRAVWKKEDGEIVISALPHQASPSKVIEQIATQMRNKKLPMVDDIRDESDHENPIRIVLVPRSNRIDFEALMDHLFATTDLEKSYRVNMNMIGLDGKPAVKNLQTILTEWLVFRRTTVTRRLNHRLDKILNRLHILEGLMIAFLNIDEVIEIIRNEDEPKTALMARFNLSEAQAEAILNLRLRHLAKLEEHELQAEKSQLEKERDELQLTLGSERRLNTLIKKEIQADAKAFASPRRSPLVERAEAKAISESDLTPTEDVTVILSEKGWVRCAKGHDIDVQGLSYRAGDGYLAHAYGRSNQPVVFLDSTGRAYALDPTSLPSARSQGEPLTGKITLPDGATVQQVLMANSDTKVLMASDSGYGFICSFEDLVSRNKAGKAVISLTENAKVLPPQLIDNEAELSLVAMSSVGRMLVFPITELPQLSKGKGNKIINISAQAAKEGNELLARLLLVKPTQSLVFVSGKRKITLKPSDIDNYRGERARKGSQLVRGLSATSTVEIIE, from the coding sequence ATGAGTATAGAAATCAATTACGAAGGCGTTGAACAGATGCCGATTAAGCGTTTTACCGAAGACGCTTACTTAAACTATTCGATGTACGTCATTATGGATCGTGCATTGCCGTTTATCGGTGACGGGTTAAAACCGGTACAACGCCGTATTATTTATGCAATGTCCGAATTAGGCTTAAATGCTTCGGCGAAATACAAAAAATCCGCACGTACCGTCGGGGACGTGTTAGGTAAATTCCACCCGCACGGCGATAGTGCTTGTTATGAAGCAATGGTACTCATGGCACAGCCGTTCTCTTATCGTTATCCGCTGATTGACGGGCAAGGGAACTGGGGTGCGCCTGACGATCCGAAATCTTTTGCGGCAATGCGTTATACCGAATCAAAGCTGTCAAAAATGGCAGAGGTATTATTGGGAGAATTAGGGCAAGGTACGGTTGATTACCAGCCGAATTTTGACGGCTCGCTTGAAGAGCCGAAATATTTACCGGCACGCTTACCGCATATTTTGCTGAACGGCACGATGGGGATTGCAGTCGGTATGGCAACCGATATTCCACCGCACAATATCAACGAATTAGCCGAAGCAAGCGTGATGTTATTGGAAAATCCGAAAGCAAGTCTTGCCGAGTTAATGACGGTGGTGCAAGGTCCGGATTACCCGACTGAGGCAGAAATCATTACCCCTAAAGCCGATATTGCCAAAATGTATGAGCAAGGCAAAGGCTCAATCAAAATGCGTGCGGTGTGGAAAAAAGAAGACGGAGAAATTGTGATTTCGGCATTGCCGCATCAAGCTTCACCGTCAAAAGTGATTGAGCAAATCGCAACGCAAATGCGTAATAAAAAATTGCCGATGGTGGATGATATTCGTGATGAATCGGATCACGAAAACCCAATCCGCATCGTGCTTGTGCCTCGTTCAAATCGTATTGATTTTGAAGCGTTAATGGATCATTTGTTTGCCACGACTGACCTCGAGAAAAGCTATCGAGTCAATATGAATATGATCGGGCTAGACGGTAAACCGGCGGTGAAAAATCTGCAAACGATTTTAACCGAATGGCTAGTATTCCGTCGTACTACGGTAACGCGCCGTTTAAATCACCGTTTAGATAAAATTTTAAACCGCTTGCATATTTTAGAAGGCTTAATGATCGCCTTCCTCAATATTGATGAAGTGATCGAAATTATCCGCAATGAAGACGAGCCGAAAACGGCATTAATGGCTCGCTTTAATTTGAGCGAAGCACAAGCAGAAGCGATTTTAAATTTACGCTTACGCCATTTAGCAAAATTAGAAGAACATGAATTGCAAGCGGAAAAATCGCAGCTTGAAAAAGAGCGTGATGAATTGCAATTAACGCTTGGCTCGGAGCGCCGTTTAAATACGTTGATCAAAAAAGAAATTCAAGCGGATGCAAAAGCGTTTGCCAGCCCGCGCCGTTCACCGCTTGTTGAGCGTGCCGAAGCGAAAGCGATTTCTGAAAGTGATTTAACCCCAACCGAAGATGTGACAGTTATTCTATCGGAAAAAGGCTGGGTACGTTGTGCGAAAGGGCATGATATTGACGTGCAAGGCTTAAGTTATCGTGCCGGTGACGGCTATCTTGCCCATGCTTATGGCAGAAGTAATCAGCCGGTCGTGTTCCTAGATAGCACCGGGCGAGCTTATGCGCTTGATCCGACTTCGCTACCATCGGCACGTTCTCAAGGCGAACCGCTCACCGGTAAAATCACTTTACCGGACGGGGCAACCGTGCAACAAGTGTTAATGGCGAACTCGGACACTAAAGTCCTGATGGCGTCGGATTCCGGCTATGGCTTTATTTGTAGCTTCGAAGATTTGGTTTCTCGCAATAAGGCGGGTAAAGCGGTCATTTCTTTAACCGAAAATGCCAAAGTGTTGCCACCGCAATTAATTGATAATGAAGCAGAACTTTCGCTTGTTGCAATGAGTAGTGTCGGACGAATGTTAGTATTCCCGATCACCGAATTACCACAGCTTTCGAAAGGTAAAGGGAATAAGATTATCAATATTTCCGCACAGGCGGCAAAAGAAGGTAATGAATTGCTTGCCCGTTTATTACTGGTTAAACCGACACAGTCGTTAGTGTTTGTTTCCGGCAAACGCAAAATCACCCTTAAGCCGAGCGATATTGATAATTATCGTGGCGAACGAGCAAGAAAAGGATCTCAACTTGTACGAGGCCTAAGTGCGACTTCGACTGTGGAGATTATTGAATAG
- the pnp gene encoding polyribonucleotide nucleotidyltransferase, whose product MNPIVKQFRYGQHTVTLETGAIARQATAAVMASMDDTTVFVTVVAKKEVKEGQDFFPLTVDYQERTYAAGRIPGGFFKREGRPSEGETLIARLIDRPVRPLFPEGFFNEIQVIATVVSVNPQISPDLVAMIGASAALSLSGVPFNGPIGAARVGFINDQFVLNPTTSEQKISRLDLVVAGTDKAVLMVESEADILSEEQMLAAVVFGHQQQQVVIENIKEFVKEAGKPRWDWVAPEPNTALINQVKALAEARIGDAYRITEKQARYEQIDAIKADVIAQLSAQDETVSEGAIIDIITALESSIVRGRIIAGEPRIDGRTVDTVRALDICTGVLPRTHGSAIFTRGETQALAVATLGTERDAQIIDELTGEKSDRFLFHYNFPPYSVGETGRIGSPKRREIGHGRLAKRGVLAVMPTAEEFPYVVRVVSEITESNGSSSMASVCGASLALMDAGVPIKAAVAGIAMGLVKEEEKFVVLSDILGDEDHLGDMDFKVAGTREGVTALQMDIKIEGITPEIMQIALNQAKGARMHILSVMEQAIPAPRADISDFAPRIHTMKIDPKKIKDVIGKGGAVIRALTEETGTSIDIDDDGTVKIAATDNNAAKAVMARIEDIVAEVEVNAIYKGKVTRVVDFGAFVSILGGKEGLVHISQITNERVERVADYLSVGQEVTVKVVEIDRQNRIRLTMKDLNNDTPVAENVTEEAEVSSEQQAEI is encoded by the coding sequence ATGAATCCAATTGTTAAGCAATTTAGATACGGCCAGCATACCGTAACGTTAGAAACAGGTGCTATCGCACGTCAAGCAACGGCGGCCGTTATGGCAAGCATGGACGATACCACCGTATTCGTCACCGTTGTGGCTAAAAAAGAAGTTAAAGAAGGTCAAGATTTCTTCCCATTAACGGTAGATTATCAAGAGCGTACTTACGCAGCCGGTCGTATTCCCGGCGGTTTCTTCAAACGTGAAGGTCGTCCGTCTGAAGGCGAAACTTTAATCGCCCGCTTAATTGACCGCCCTGTGCGTCCGCTTTTCCCGGAAGGTTTCTTCAACGAAATTCAAGTGATTGCTACGGTTGTTTCGGTGAACCCGCAAATCAGCCCGGATTTAGTGGCGATGATCGGTGCTTCAGCGGCACTTTCATTATCGGGCGTACCGTTTAACGGTCCTATCGGTGCGGCGCGTGTCGGTTTTATCAATGATCAATTCGTATTAAACCCGACCACTTCGGAACAAAAAATCAGCCGTTTAGACCTTGTCGTAGCCGGTACGGATAAAGCGGTATTAATGGTGGAATCCGAAGCGGATATTCTTTCCGAAGAACAAATGTTAGCGGCGGTCGTATTCGGTCATCAGCAACAACAAGTGGTTATCGAAAATATCAAAGAATTCGTGAAAGAAGCGGGCAAACCACGTTGGGATTGGGTTGCACCGGAACCGAATACTGCATTAATCAACCAAGTAAAAGCGTTAGCGGAAGCGCGTATCGGCGATGCGTATCGTATTACAGAAAAACAAGCGCGTTACGAACAAATCGATGCAATTAAAGCGGATGTTATCGCACAATTAAGCGCACAAGACGAAACCGTTTCGGAAGGTGCGATTATTGATATTATTACCGCATTAGAAAGTTCTATCGTTCGCGGTCGTATTATTGCCGGCGAACCGCGTATTGACGGTCGTACGGTAGATACGGTTCGTGCATTAGATATTTGCACCGGCGTGTTACCTCGCACACACGGTTCCGCAATCTTTACTCGCGGTGAAACGCAAGCCTTAGCGGTTGCGACTTTAGGTACCGAACGCGATGCGCAAATCATCGACGAATTAACCGGCGAAAAATCCGACCGCTTCTTATTCCACTATAACTTCCCTCCGTACTCTGTCGGTGAAACCGGTCGTATCGGTTCGCCGAAACGTCGTGAAATCGGCCACGGTCGTTTAGCGAAACGCGGTGTATTAGCGGTAATGCCGACTGCGGAAGAATTCCCGTATGTAGTGCGCGTAGTATCTGAAATTACCGAATCAAACGGTTCTTCTTCAATGGCTTCCGTATGCGGCGCATCTTTAGCGTTAATGGACGCAGGCGTACCGATTAAAGCGGCTGTTGCGGGTATCGCAATGGGCTTAGTGAAAGAAGAAGAAAAATTCGTGGTGCTTTCAGACATCTTAGGTGACGAAGACCACTTAGGCGATATGGACTTTAAAGTAGCCGGTACGCGTGAAGGTGTAACCGCACTTCAAATGGATATTAAAATCGAAGGTATCACGCCTGAAATTATGCAAATCGCATTAAATCAAGCGAAAGGTGCGCGTATGCACATCTTAAGCGTGATGGAACAAGCGATTCCTGCACCTCGTGCCGATATTTCCGATTTTGCACCTCGTATTCATACGATGAAGATCGATCCGAAGAAAATCAAAGACGTGATCGGTAAAGGCGGTGCGGTAATTCGCGCATTAACCGAAGAAACCGGTACTTCGATTGATATTGATGACGACGGTACCGTAAAAATCGCTGCAACCGATAATAATGCGGCGAAAGCGGTAATGGCTCGTATCGAAGATATCGTGGCTGAAGTTGAAGTGAACGCGATCTACAAAGGTAAAGTAACTCGCGTTGTGGACTTCGGTGCGTTCGTTTCTATCTTAGGTGGTAAAGAAGGTTTAGTACATATTTCGCAAATCACGAATGAGCGTGTCGAACGCGTTGCGGATTACTTATCCGTAGGTCAAGAAGTGACTGTGAAAGTAGTTGAAATCGATCGTCAAAACCGTATCCGTTTAACTATGAAAGATCTTAATAACGATACCCCTGTTGCCGAAAATGTAACTGAAGAAGCGGAAGTTTCGTCAGAACAACAAGCTGAGATTTAA